In a genomic window of Clavelina lepadiformis chromosome 7, kaClaLepa1.1, whole genome shotgun sequence:
- the LOC143464866 gene encoding neuronal cell adhesion molecule-like isoform X2 yields MEENYQAIKEFVKTGGSNMWERGSNYFVLRAETIGPNLEERRATDYLKPIIQASNSTRSSAKQPKQKLSFSSLNSLLCRHKSRCRKMEMWTIVMISLVLTLQIDKIAAKLEVPPEVIDLLPRPPQITTQSASTVYAVEESLLELKCEADGQPKVDQDGYIWKKDGESLDLTAGDIVQSENSGNITFSGTDLLKEEELRHYEGIYQCFASNGIGTAVTGNIAVKVAATPSPNRQDKDLSAVEGASLTVPCDHEGLEGITVSWDFEGTKPDERRVGQTADGSLVFSNVIAEDDGLEFWCQIKKRVSRRSADGPHYTLNVDRSNPVTSRGPDIVSPVNRIANPVEVLLGDDLVLECTATGSPTPIINWEVMNGDWPQGRYKIEDFGRKVTITNLTYVDGKTYQCTASNDVESVSSGVRVTVKSRPFFSLESQKPLDVIQVPGKSVNITCDPSGLPKPTTKWLVNGVPIEETPTMENRKVTSNWIKLKNLKKEDSAVYQCIASNPYGTVIEQAYVNVLTSPPIPLSSNADNYKSVERSTVKMNCSFFGSSPPKVTCSKGGVDISSMDRFSIVKHKQTKQLKIEGVTRDDAGLYTCVAVNEYGNSSIDFTLDVLKPTSIKIVGPDSVIKGNTVSFRAVVKAESAADEVVWYRSEVPKGRGETFTISDADYSDSGTYKVSVSTKYDKSWGYVTLTVKDRPSPPERFNFSTNKDSKLDVNFNWTPGAENNDEITEYKIEFEEDNFEPGTWQVLRDSIDPSLRSTSEVLSLYVNYKFRLLARNSVGWSDPSAETRRYSTPGGAPKNPTGVRGEGTSPNNMIITWSRVRGIDQNGPGLEYLVSYRKAGNGSSAWNTAPVEDPLTSYTVENTEPYKPYEIIVQSKNDFDVADVPEMVRGYSGEDVPLVTPNNVKVKTFDEAPRHVLVSWEAVDPTLVRGRFLGYKIFYGMSSDNEDEKVVECKPNVTETYVSNLFPNTQYWFSVAVYNRMYTGNKSEKKIVTTPEGAPGRPTSLTLKRRNATSLFLTWNKPKENWGKVVMYVVTYGPPKDPENEITENTGEQKFTVKNLNPDTYYNIRVKARSRQGMGEEEVLQTRTLRSGIPSTVPFSLDPGSTTTNITWISSPDKPDFMPANSFYVKYVDGNGNENQTPPKDVEDGDKQSITIEGLEPDTEYKFVLVLVNGAGPTEIHSTASTEEAAVTSGSFATEIWFIVLMCLLGVVIILLLVVCFVRKGKGGKYSVAEKEGRLFDAESQPMTKEETGEYNDETDDVKRPLSSTFADGPANGNSKAPPSDYKSDPPLRTRGDSVAGDSIEEFADTDAKEFNEDGSFIGQYGVINESAATSTAASPNGDVETSTQIKGDAV; encoded by the exons CCTAATCTGGAAGAACGTAGGGCCACTGACTATCTGAAACCTATCATTCAAGCCAGCAACTCAACACGATCAAGCGCCAAGCAGCCCAAACAAAAGTTGTCTTTTTCAAGTTTGAATTCACTTTTATGTCGTCATAAAAGCCGCTGTAGGAAAATGGAAATGTGGACAATCGTGATGATTTCATTGGTGTTAACGTTGCAGATTGACAAGATTGCTGCTAAATTGGAAGTTCCACCTGAAG TTATCGACCTAC TGCCACGGCCCCCTCAAATAACGACCCAGTCTGCCAGCACTGTCTACGCAGTGGAAGAGTCACTTTTGGAACTGAAATGTGAAGCAGATGGACAACCTAAGGTTGACCAAGACGG GTACATTTGGAAGAAGGACGGAGAGAGTCTGGACTTGACTGCTGGAGACATCGTTCAGAGTGAGAATAGCGGAAACATCACATTTAG TGGAACCGATTTGCTGAAAGAAGAAGAATTACGTCATTATGAGGGAATTTACCAGTGTTTTGCATCGAATGGAATCGGTACTGCAGTGACCGGCAACATCGCAGTCAAGGTCGCAG CGACACCTTCTCCAAATCGTCAAGACAAAGACCTGAGCGCGGTAGAGGGCGCTAGTTTAACTGTTCCCTGCGATCATGAAGGCTTGGAAGGAATTACCGTGTCTTGGGATTTTGAAGGAACGAAACCCGATGAACGGCGCGTTGGCCAG ACTGCTGATGGTTCATTGGTTTTTTCCAACGTCATAGCTGAGGACGATGGCTTGGAGTTCTGGTGTCAGATTAAAAAACGAGTGAGCAGGCGATCTGCAGATGGACCACATTACACTTTAAACGTTGACAGAA GTAACCCGGTTACCAGTAGGGGTCCAGACATTGTTTCGCCAGTGAACAGAATTGCAAATCCGGTCGAAGTTTTGCTCGGAGACGATCTTGTGTTGGAATGTACTGCGACTGGAAG CCCAACACCAATAATCAACTGGGAAGTGATGAACGGTGATTGGCCTCAAGGCCGATACAAGATTGAAGATTTTGGTCGGAAAGTGACGATCACAAACCTGACTTACGTCGATGGAAAAACTTACCA GTGTACAGCCAGCAATGATGTTGAATCTGTTTCTTCTGGCGTAAGAGTCACCGTGAAATCGCGACCCTTCTTCAGCCTTGAGAGTCAAAAACCGCTTGACGTCATCCAGGTCCCAGGCAAAAGTGTCAACATTACTTGTGACCCATCTGGACTTCCCAAACCAACTACCAAGTGGCTGGTGAACGGAGTCCCAATAGAAG AAACCCCTACAATGGAAAACAGGAAAGTGACGTCCAACTggataaaactgaaaaaccttaaaaaagaAGACTCGGCAGTTTATCAATGCATCGCATCCAATCCTTATGGTACCGTTATAGAGCAGGCATATGTCAACGTACTCA CTTCGCCCCCAATTCCGCTCTCAAGCAATGCGGACAATTACAAGTCGGTGGAGCGGAGTACCGTGAAAATGAACTGCTCCTTCTTTGGCTCATCCCCTCCCAAGGTCACGTGCTCGAAAGGCGGTGTTGATATTTCTTCTATGGACAG GTTTTCAATCGTAAAGCACAAACAGACGAAGCAACTTAAAATCGAGGGAGTCACTCGCGACGACGCAGGCCTTTACACATGCGTAGCTGTCAATGAATATGGAAATAGTTCGATCGATTTTACCCTTGACGTCTTGAAACCAACCAGCATCAAGATCGTTGGACCCGATTCGGTCATCAAAGGAAATACCGTTTCCTTCAGAGCGGTG GTCAAAGCTGAATCCGCCGCAGATGAAGTTGTTTGGTACCGTAGTGAGGTACCGAAAGGTCGAGGTGAGACTTTCACGATATCAGATGCGGATTATTCCGATTCTGGGACTTACAAAGTATCGGTCAGCACCAAGTATGACAAAAGCTGGGGTTATGTTACACTCACTGTTAAAG ACAGGCCCTCCCCGCCCGAACGATTTAacttttcaacaaacaaagattcCAAACTTGACGTGAACTTTAACTGGACCCCAGGTGCAGAAAACAACGATGAGATCACTG AATACAAAATCGAATTCGAGGAAGATAATTTCGAACCTGGTACGTGGCAAGTCCTCAGAGACTCAATCGACCCCTCCTTGCGATCTACGTCAGAGGTGCTTTCCCTTTACGTCAATTACAAGTTTCGGCTTCTCGCTCGCAACTCCGTGGGATGGAGCGATCCTAGTGCGGAGACAAGAAGATATTCAACGCCAGGGGGCG CTCCGAAAAATCCAACCGGGGTACGAGGCGAAGGAACATCCCCAAATAATATGATCATAACATGGAGCAGGGTCAGAGGGATCGACCAGAATGGTCCTGGATTAGAATATTTGGTCAG TTACCGCAAGGCTGGGAACGGCAGTTCCGCTTGGAATACCGCGCCGGTCGAAGATCCATTGACATCTTACACAGTGGAAAACACTGAACCTTACAAACCTTACGAGATAATAGTTCAAAGCAAAAACGACTTCGATGTAGCCGATGTACCGGAAATGGTTCGCGGTTACTCCGGAGAAGATG TGCCACTGGTAACACCAAACAATGTGAAGGTCAAAACATTCGACGAAGCTCCAAGACACGTTCTGGTCTCCTGGGAAGCGGTAGATCCCACCCTGGTGCGGGGAAGATTTCTCGGGTATAAGATCTTTTATGGAATGTCTTCGGATAATGAAG ATGAAAAGGTGGTGGAATGTAAACCAAATGTAACTGAGACGTATGTCAGCAATCTTTTCCCGAACACACAGTACTGGTTCAGTGTGGCAGTCTACAACAGGATGTACACCGGCAATAAATCAGAGAAAAAAATCGTGACCACGCCTGAAGGAG CTCCAGGTCGACCAACCTCGCTCACTCTGAAAAGGCGAAATGCAACGTCTTTGTTTTTAACCTGGAACAAGCCAAAGGAGAACTGGGGAAAAGTGGTCATGTATGTCGTCACTTACGGCCCTCCCAAAGACCC CGAAAACGAAATCACTGAAAACACGGGCGAACAAAAATTCACGGTAAAGAATTTGAACCCGGATACTTATTACAACATCCGGGTTAAAGCGAGATCCAGGCAGGGGATGGGCGAAGAAGAAGTTCTACAAACTAGGACCTTGAGATCCggaa TTCCCAGCACCGTCCCATTCAGTCTTGATCCTGGCAGCACAACAACCAACATCACATGGATATCGTCACCTGACAAACCGGACTTCATGCCAGCAAATTCTTTCTACGTGAAATACGTTGACGGAAATGGAA ATGAGAATCAAACTCCACCGAAAGATGTTGAGGACGGCGACAAGCAATCTATCACAATCGAAGGTCTTGAACCCGATACAGAATACAAATTTGTACTGGTGCTGGTCAACGGAGCTGGGCCAACAGAAATCCATTCGACGGCTAGTACAGAGGAAGCTGCAG TAACATCTGGAAGTTTTGCCACCGAAATTTGGTTCATTGTCCTCATGTGTCTACTCGGTGTCGTAATAATCCTCCTTcttgttgtttgtttcgtcAGAAAGGGAAAGGGAGGAAAATACTCCG TCGCTGAAAAAGAAGGACGTCTGTTTGACGCCGAGTCTCAACCGATGACTAAGGAAGAAACTGGAGAGTACAA CGACGAAACGGATGATGTGAAAAGACCTCTTTCAAGCACCTTCGCTGACGGTCCAGCGAATGGCAACTCAAAAGCGCCACCTTCCGATTATAAATCAGATCCACCCTTGCGCACTAGAGGTGACAGTGTAGCTGGCGACTCGATTGAAGAATTTGCCGACACAGACGCGAAGGAATTTAACGAAGATGGCTCCTTTATCGGACAATACGGGGTCATAAACGAAAGTGCAGCTACTTCTACCGCTGCGTCACCTAACGGCGATGTTGAAACTTCGACACAAATAAAGGGTGACGCTGTTTAA
- the LOC143464866 gene encoding neuronal cell adhesion molecule-like isoform X4: MFSLMRSRMLCGNLRDVVHQKVIVWDSKLLKVQLIMEENYQAIKEFVKTGGSNMWERGSNYFVLRAETIGPNLEERRATDYLKPIIQASNSTRSSAKQPKQKLSFSSLNSLLCRHKSRCRKMEMWTIVMISLVLTLQIDKIAAKLEVPPEVIDLLPRPPQITTQSASTVYAVEESLLELKCEADGQPKVDQDGYIWKKDGESLDLTAGDIVQSENSGNITFSGTDLLKEEELRHYEGIYQCFASNGIGTAVTGNIAVKVAATPSPNRQDKDLSAVEGASLTVPCDHEGLEGITVSWDFEGTKPDERRVGQTADGSLVFSNVIAEDDGLEFWCQIKKRVSRRSADGPHYTLNVDRSNPVTSRGPDIVSPVNRIANPVEVLLGDDLVLECTATGSPTPIINWEVMNGDWPQGRYKIEDFGRKVTITNLTYVDGKTYQCTASNDVESVSSGVRVTVKSRPFFSLESQKPLDVIQVPGKSVNITCDPSGLPKPTTKWLVNGVPIEETPTMENRKVTSNWIKLKNLKKEDSAVYQCIASNPYGTVIEQAYVNVLTSPPIPLSSNADNYKSVERSTVKMNCSFFGSSPPKVTCSKGGVDISSMDRFSIVKHKQTKQLKIEGVTRDDAGLYTCVAVNEYGNSSIDFTLDVLKPTSIKIVGPDSVIKGNTVSFRAVVKAESAADEVVWYRSEVPKGRGETFTISDADYSDSGTYKVSVSTKYDKSWGYVTLTVKDRPSPPERFNFSTNKDSKLDVNFNWTPGAENNDEITEYKIEFEEDNFEPGTWQVLRDSIDPSLRSTSEVLSLYVNYKFRLLARNSVGWSDPSAETRRYSTPGGAPKNPTGVRGEGTSPNNMIITWSRVRGIDQNGPGLEYLVSYRKAGNGSSAWNTAPVEDPLTSYTVENTEPYKPYEIIVQSKNDFDVADVPEMVRGYSGEDVPLVTPNNVKVKTFDEAPRHVLVSWEAVDPTLVRGRFLGYKIFYGMSSDNEADEKVVECKPNVTETYVSNLFPNTQYWFSVAVYNRMYTGNKSEKKIVTTPEGAPGRPTSLTLKRRNATSLFLTWNKPKENWGKVVMYVVTYGPPKDPENEITENTGEQKFTVKNLNPDTYYNIRVKARSRQGMGEEEVLQTRTLRSGIPSTVPFSLDPGSTTTNITWISSPDKPDFMPANSFYVKYVDGNGNENQTPPKDVEDGDKQSITIEGLEPDTEYKFVLVLVNGAGPTEIHSTASTEEAAATT; the protein is encoded by the exons CCTAATCTGGAAGAACGTAGGGCCACTGACTATCTGAAACCTATCATTCAAGCCAGCAACTCAACACGATCAAGCGCCAAGCAGCCCAAACAAAAGTTGTCTTTTTCAAGTTTGAATTCACTTTTATGTCGTCATAAAAGCCGCTGTAGGAAAATGGAAATGTGGACAATCGTGATGATTTCATTGGTGTTAACGTTGCAGATTGACAAGATTGCTGCTAAATTGGAAGTTCCACCTGAAG TTATCGACCTAC TGCCACGGCCCCCTCAAATAACGACCCAGTCTGCCAGCACTGTCTACGCAGTGGAAGAGTCACTTTTGGAACTGAAATGTGAAGCAGATGGACAACCTAAGGTTGACCAAGACGG GTACATTTGGAAGAAGGACGGAGAGAGTCTGGACTTGACTGCTGGAGACATCGTTCAGAGTGAGAATAGCGGAAACATCACATTTAG TGGAACCGATTTGCTGAAAGAAGAAGAATTACGTCATTATGAGGGAATTTACCAGTGTTTTGCATCGAATGGAATCGGTACTGCAGTGACCGGCAACATCGCAGTCAAGGTCGCAG CGACACCTTCTCCAAATCGTCAAGACAAAGACCTGAGCGCGGTAGAGGGCGCTAGTTTAACTGTTCCCTGCGATCATGAAGGCTTGGAAGGAATTACCGTGTCTTGGGATTTTGAAGGAACGAAACCCGATGAACGGCGCGTTGGCCAG ACTGCTGATGGTTCATTGGTTTTTTCCAACGTCATAGCTGAGGACGATGGCTTGGAGTTCTGGTGTCAGATTAAAAAACGAGTGAGCAGGCGATCTGCAGATGGACCACATTACACTTTAAACGTTGACAGAA GTAACCCGGTTACCAGTAGGGGTCCAGACATTGTTTCGCCAGTGAACAGAATTGCAAATCCGGTCGAAGTTTTGCTCGGAGACGATCTTGTGTTGGAATGTACTGCGACTGGAAG CCCAACACCAATAATCAACTGGGAAGTGATGAACGGTGATTGGCCTCAAGGCCGATACAAGATTGAAGATTTTGGTCGGAAAGTGACGATCACAAACCTGACTTACGTCGATGGAAAAACTTACCA GTGTACAGCCAGCAATGATGTTGAATCTGTTTCTTCTGGCGTAAGAGTCACCGTGAAATCGCGACCCTTCTTCAGCCTTGAGAGTCAAAAACCGCTTGACGTCATCCAGGTCCCAGGCAAAAGTGTCAACATTACTTGTGACCCATCTGGACTTCCCAAACCAACTACCAAGTGGCTGGTGAACGGAGTCCCAATAGAAG AAACCCCTACAATGGAAAACAGGAAAGTGACGTCCAACTggataaaactgaaaaaccttaaaaaagaAGACTCGGCAGTTTATCAATGCATCGCATCCAATCCTTATGGTACCGTTATAGAGCAGGCATATGTCAACGTACTCA CTTCGCCCCCAATTCCGCTCTCAAGCAATGCGGACAATTACAAGTCGGTGGAGCGGAGTACCGTGAAAATGAACTGCTCCTTCTTTGGCTCATCCCCTCCCAAGGTCACGTGCTCGAAAGGCGGTGTTGATATTTCTTCTATGGACAG GTTTTCAATCGTAAAGCACAAACAGACGAAGCAACTTAAAATCGAGGGAGTCACTCGCGACGACGCAGGCCTTTACACATGCGTAGCTGTCAATGAATATGGAAATAGTTCGATCGATTTTACCCTTGACGTCTTGAAACCAACCAGCATCAAGATCGTTGGACCCGATTCGGTCATCAAAGGAAATACCGTTTCCTTCAGAGCGGTG GTCAAAGCTGAATCCGCCGCAGATGAAGTTGTTTGGTACCGTAGTGAGGTACCGAAAGGTCGAGGTGAGACTTTCACGATATCAGATGCGGATTATTCCGATTCTGGGACTTACAAAGTATCGGTCAGCACCAAGTATGACAAAAGCTGGGGTTATGTTACACTCACTGTTAAAG ACAGGCCCTCCCCGCCCGAACGATTTAacttttcaacaaacaaagattcCAAACTTGACGTGAACTTTAACTGGACCCCAGGTGCAGAAAACAACGATGAGATCACTG AATACAAAATCGAATTCGAGGAAGATAATTTCGAACCTGGTACGTGGCAAGTCCTCAGAGACTCAATCGACCCCTCCTTGCGATCTACGTCAGAGGTGCTTTCCCTTTACGTCAATTACAAGTTTCGGCTTCTCGCTCGCAACTCCGTGGGATGGAGCGATCCTAGTGCGGAGACAAGAAGATATTCAACGCCAGGGGGCG CTCCGAAAAATCCAACCGGGGTACGAGGCGAAGGAACATCCCCAAATAATATGATCATAACATGGAGCAGGGTCAGAGGGATCGACCAGAATGGTCCTGGATTAGAATATTTGGTCAG TTACCGCAAGGCTGGGAACGGCAGTTCCGCTTGGAATACCGCGCCGGTCGAAGATCCATTGACATCTTACACAGTGGAAAACACTGAACCTTACAAACCTTACGAGATAATAGTTCAAAGCAAAAACGACTTCGATGTAGCCGATGTACCGGAAATGGTTCGCGGTTACTCCGGAGAAGATG TGCCACTGGTAACACCAAACAATGTGAAGGTCAAAACATTCGACGAAGCTCCAAGACACGTTCTGGTCTCCTGGGAAGCGGTAGATCCCACCCTGGTGCGGGGAAGATTTCTCGGGTATAAGATCTTTTATGGAATGTCTTCGGATAATGAAG CAGATGAAAAGGTGGTGGAATGTAAACCAAATGTAACTGAGACGTATGTCAGCAATCTTTTCCCGAACACACAGTACTGGTTCAGTGTGGCAGTCTACAACAGGATGTACACCGGCAATAAATCAGAGAAAAAAATCGTGACCACGCCTGAAGGAG CTCCAGGTCGACCAACCTCGCTCACTCTGAAAAGGCGAAATGCAACGTCTTTGTTTTTAACCTGGAACAAGCCAAAGGAGAACTGGGGAAAAGTGGTCATGTATGTCGTCACTTACGGCCCTCCCAAAGACCC CGAAAACGAAATCACTGAAAACACGGGCGAACAAAAATTCACGGTAAAGAATTTGAACCCGGATACTTATTACAACATCCGGGTTAAAGCGAGATCCAGGCAGGGGATGGGCGAAGAAGAAGTTCTACAAACTAGGACCTTGAGATCCggaa TTCCCAGCACCGTCCCATTCAGTCTTGATCCTGGCAGCACAACAACCAACATCACATGGATATCGTCACCTGACAAACCGGACTTCATGCCAGCAAATTCTTTCTACGTGAAATACGTTGACGGAAATGGAA ATGAGAATCAAACTCCACCGAAAGATGTTGAGGACGGCGACAAGCAATCTATCACAATCGAAGGTCTTGAACCCGATACAGAATACAAATTTGTACTGGTGCTGGTCAACGGAGCTGGGCCAACAGAAATCCATTCGACGGCTAGTACAGAGGAAGCTGCAG CAACTACCTAG